The Setaria viridis chromosome 9, Setaria_viridis_v4.0, whole genome shotgun sequence sequence AAGTGTCATGGTTACCGATTGACAAGCTATGGAGCACGATGTTGAGAAACAGTATGAAGAAAGTACCGTGAGGCACAAAGATGTGATCTTCTTCAGCTGTGGAATCTCCAACTTCAACAGCATCTTCAGGAACATCTTCATCATCTTGGGAGTTGGAGTTATGATCAGGATGAGATGGGCTTGCTACGGTCTCTGGACAAGGGATGGGGCTGATGGGCACGACAGAGTCCTCGATCACATCGGCCGGCGTTGCAACCGAGGAATCCAacatcctcttctcctccagAACCACTCCGATATCCACATCCCTCGAATCCTGCTCATCTTCTGCTACCTGATTCATTCCATCCGCCTCTTCAACATCGCGATGCAGACCCGAATCATCGGCGATCGTCATCTCATCAAGCGCCACAACGGGTACCAATCGGTCGTCCTCCAGCGCGATCTCTTCGCCCTGACCCTGAGCCATGACTTCCAAGGATTCATCCTGAACAGCAGCCATCGCCTCGTCTTTTTCTTGTTGATGTTGTCCTTCCACCTCGCTCTGCCGCTCTTGCTTCTCGACCtcgtcctgctcctcctcttcctcttcatgatCTTCTTGAGCCAGCAGAACATAGCCTTGGTCGTCGTCTGTCACTTCCTCAGTTATCTTCTCCTCGACGTGTTCTTCCCTTGTACCCTCCAGCTCGCGCGAAGAAGTCCGTACAACGGCTTTGCAGCAAGCACACGCCCTGGCGCTTTTCTCCGCTGCATCTCTTGTCTTCTCCTTCGTCGAGGACAGGCAGCCCTCGCACATCTCCCTGCCCTCGGcgagccggcggtggcggaggcagtaCCCGAGCGCGGAGATCTCCGCGGCGTGGTCGCCGCAGAGGGCGTCCCGCagccaccgcgcgccgccggcctcgccgccgtccgcctgGAAGAGGCGGTCGACGCGGGAGCAGAGGAGGCACGGCGGCGCGAGCCCGAAGTAGTCCGCGAACCTGTCGATGGCGTAGGCGAGCAGCCCGTTGATCAGGAGCAGCGCGATGAGGACCCACTCCAGGGCCGCGTGCGCCAGCGCGGACGTGACCCGGTGCGTCCTCCGGTGGAGCGCGGCCGCCAGCTTGCCCGCCgctgccgacgccgacgccgccatggCTGCCGCGATGTCCTCCTCGATCACCACCACCCCTAGGGCCGCAGCATGGACAGTCGCGATCTTGCTTGGAAGAACCTCGCTGCCGATCGAGACCGGAGGAAATGGAAATTGTGTGGAACGCTCGCCGCGAGCGGCGACCTGCAAAGGCAGAGTGGGGGATGAGATGGCAGGGGAGAGGGGTTGCCGGGTTGGCAGGATGATGGATGAGTTGTTTTGAAGCTTCTCTGGCCTTCACCTTTCGAGGGAGAAAGGCGGGCCATTGGACCCCATGGACGAAAGAAAAAGCTTTGATTTTTTCACGTCGGAATGCAGGGGGAAGGACGGGGGCTAGCCGGCTAGCTTACGATTTTTCCTGTTGATGCGGCCTGTGGGCGGCGGGTAATTGGAATTTGGAACCGCTGCACCGGCCGTCGCCCGGGGTGACGAGACGCCGAGACGGGCAACTGGCAAGTCCTGGGTATGCCGCACGCGAGTGGTGAGCACGACCGTGCAGTCCGGCGGATTGGTCTCGAGGTAAAGGCTGGTGCTCACGACTCCAAAAATCAACAGGCATGAAGAGGCTctgattcctttttttttctttttgacatgCAGGGCTTCCGTGGCGATGAATGAGATGCCCTGTCTGCAGGTAATAAGAGCAACTTCAGAGGAACCTTTAAATCATCCCCTTATCACAtccaatgtttagatactaattaggagcattaaatatagactaattacaaaactaattgcacagatggagactaatttgcgagacgaattaagcctaattagttcatgatttgacaatctggtgctacagtaaacatgtgctaatgatggattaattaggcttaatagatttgtctcgtgaattagcctccatttgtgtaattagttttataattagctcgtgtttagtcctcctaattagccttcaaatatttgatgtgatataaattttagtcaggattaaagatccaaacaccctgttAATTAAGAAgaatacagaaaaaaaaagcgcTCTCCAACAGCTCTCCAAACTGCCGTATATTTTCGGAGACGCGAATCGCGACTCCCGCGCGCCGCATATTTGCGCGAGATCCTTTCTCCCCCAAGTCGCCCCGCGCTTCCGGCTTCCTTTGCCGCGCGTCGCGCGTATCCATTTGCCCGCGGGCCCAGTTCGTCCGCGCACCAGTGTCGGGACAGAGATAGGGATACGCGCTGCTACAACGTGATGCTCAATGgcttgggccttgtttagttggccaaattgggaggtgccaaattactgtgctagcactgtagcgtttcgtttgtatttgtgaaatattgtccaaatattgactaattaggctcaaaagattcgtctcgcaaagtacaacaaaactgtgcaattagtttttaatttcatctacatttagtactctatgcatgtaccgcaagtttgatgtgatggggaatcttctttttgcatagtgctaaagttgggagtgggggtgaagtaaacaaggccttggcCATCCACGGACATGATCATGCTATCGTGCTGCGTTTGCCCAGTTTGGCAGGATGTGCATCAAGAAGGCACACATGCTGGATTGGTCGGTGAAGGCAAAAATGAGGTTGAATTTGGCATTGTGCAGGGCTCGAGCAAAGCACTGTGGTTGCATGGTTGATATGCACATGCGCGCCGAGCGTCCGGAGTGAGACGCGGCGCCGCCAAGCCCGAGTAAGCCGGCCACGGGCGCCGCTAGCACGTACCCGAGCGGCGCGGCgaacgcggccgccgccgcgccgacgcACGAAGACGACGGCGACGTGGCGCACGAACGGGGCCGGGAGGACGCGTAGAGGGATGGAGAACGCGACCCCGGACGTGCCAGCGCGGGCGGTGGCGTGGACGCCATCGGCCCAGAGCGCGTTGTTGTGCACGCATAGTGCCgaggcctcgacgcccgcgccggAGAGGCTCGTCGGGAGGGGGACGTCCACGAGCCGGctcacgccgccaccgcggagCAGTTCGAGCGCGCGGTCCTGGACGGTGGCCTCAACGGCCAAGATGTTCGCGGCGCGGCTCAGCCGCCAAGCGGAGGCACTAGAAAAGTgtggcgaggacgacgacgacgggcgcGACCAGTGACGGACAAGGTCGCCCTGGCCATTGGCGCGCCTCGTCTTCCTCGATGGCTAGCTCTGCGGCAGCGTGTGACAGCGACGGCAGAATGCCGCCATCACGATGGCGAGGAATCAAGGCtatgtttagttgcccaattttggagtgccaaaatcattgtgctagcactgtagcatactgtagcgtttcgtttgtatttgtgaattattgtccaaacattgactaattaggctcaaaagattcgtctcgcaaagtacaacaaaactgtgtaattagtttttaatttcatctacatttagtactttatgcatgtaccgcaagtttaatgtgatggggaatcttctttttgcatagtcccaaagttgggatttggtggtgaactaaacaaggtccaAATGGTGGTGGttggagaggggaggaggggctaCACATGCTGACGTGGCAAGTTTTAACGTATTGGGGAGTTTATTATTAGGGATCTGCTGTGGGATGATATGATTTTGGGGAAAGAAATATTTAGTAGAGCCCTCAATATATAGTTTTGGAAAGAATGTTTTGagcttggagttgctctaaaaaCGCATATCCGATTTGCCCAGGAGGTAACAATCGTCGACAGGGAAAAAGAAGGTGTTCGGAATCATGGAAGAGCTATGGCTTATACATTTCAGCATCAGCGCAGCGGTAGTAAAATCCGGTACCCGTTAGTCATAATGGTACACTTGTAGGCAGGCAGTCCTGCATGCTGTTTCTTGATTTGTAGTACAATTAAACAAAGAAGACTACACAAGCAGCTGGAGATCGACGTTATAATTCCGTGGCTTATTTAGGTTACCGTGTCTGATCATAAAGGGGAAACTCACCAAAACATCCcctgaacagaaaaaaaaactgaagaaaCATTATGGCAGAGGACGGAGGCCGGCCGTTTCAGGCACCAGCTAGGCTGCATGAATGCGGTTGCAAAGTTGGATGGAGCCCGTAAACACCCACATGGGATTGGGACGGGATCCACAAATTCCACATCCTTTGCCATACAGCTTCAGACATTCAATAGCTCGCACGTGCCGCACTACGAGCACCAGAAGTCCAGAACCAGTACCACGTCGCGCGGAATTTGGTAGGAACATGCGTTTCCAGTAGTGGGAGTAACAGTTACCCTCCCTGCAAAGAGCATGCTAACGTTAGGACTCTGATCAGCCGGGAACACATCCACGCACGAGCGCCAGTCTGTTCCAGGTCTTAACTGCGTGGCTTGGACGGGTGCTGGGACATTCCAAGAGGTAAAGGCCACGGAGCACGGAGATGTTGTTGGGTGGGCGAACTGGAGGACGCACCAAGAGTGGGAACGAGCGAACGAACGATTCCGATCCGTTGCGGTAGTACGGCGGTGCCGTTCGTTGGTGGCGAAAcgggcggcgggagcgtccgtgcgcggggcggcgggggcgagtgGATGGACCAGCCAGGACGGAGGGAGGCCGGGGCCCGGCGGCTGGAAGGTGGGGAGGAGTTGGTCAGCTGATggcgcggccggccgcggcgtggCCCGCCACCGACCCGACCCCGCTTTCGGCAGCGCCCCTCTGCCTTTGATGAGCTTGACGATCCGATCCCCTGCCGCTGCCAGCGCGTGGGTCTCCTTGTCCTTCCGTTGGCTAACGGCCGCATCTCCCACttggccgcccgcgccgcgcgccgcccgggccGCCCCCACCGGACATCGTTTTTCCGGGCTTCTTTTGCCAGCTTCGATCGAGAGCTGTGTGGACTATGAGCCAGGCGGCTCATGGAGGCCGTCACATCGGCTCATCTCCGAAAGCCGCAGTTCAAGGAGATGCATTGCAGGGGTGAGATCAAAGGATTTGCTTGAAGCAGACACGGGAAAGTAAGGGGCGTAAAGGACGTGACCAGAATGCTGAGAGAGGTCAAGAAACGTGTGTTTATATGTCCGTGGGGTTTGTTAGGAACCAGACAACATCCCAGCTGGGAGCGCTGGGGATTATTAGGTCCAGCGAAGCACTTGAACAGCAAAAGGATCGAGTCTGGTGTAGgagtatgttttttttcttatttctcgTGTTGTTGGAAACAAACATGAGTTCGGTCAGTCCAAGAGTTGAATTGACACGATATTTATGGACAGCGAGCCTCCAAACAAGAAAGCTCCGGAAGTCACCCTTTTTATGAAAAGCGTGTGTTTACTTCATTTTGTGCTGTCACCATAAGTTCATGGAAGTTGTAATGCTACTTATTCTTGCAATACTACGGGCAAGCCgttttatttatcattatagTAATCTTTTTTTTGGATGGCAGTATACATTTGAAGTCATTGAGGGGTTAGCTCTGTAGAATAGAATCTAGACCTCTAGCTGACTGGAAGCCGAGGATGGACCAACGATGGATATGTCATTCTTGTGCAACCCTCTCTCGCGATTGCAGTTGCTGAGTGGAGGCGCCATGCCATGGGTAGCACTGTAAACATATAAATATTAGTTTTTAAGATATATTAAAACTTGTGCTACAAGAATACCTATTTTGTCACCTTTTTTATCCACTTATGCACATTTTTTAGTTGACTAGGATCCCTTCTTTCATCATTGGTGCATGTTTTTAGTTGACTAGAGTAAAATCTCGTTATAACCACTACAATAAAACAAAATGTCTAAACGAGACAAACTGTTCTAACTCAACTAATCACAGCTAAGTATTGTTAAGAAGTCAACCAATTCGTAATACATTCGTGGAAAAGAATGATACATCTCTTATCTACCTAAAAAGAACTATTGAAACCAAATATATCACTATGAGGTTACCATACAACCAGCCTCGCATCAATGATATATCATAAGAATTATAGCTATTCGATGGCAGAATGTGAAATTGCCCGAACAAAAGAAAGCCTTTAGGacatgcataaaggaaaatgaCCTGAGCAAAAAGGAGATAAACATTCACGTCTAGGCTACGGAGTGTTTCTTTGCCGGGTTACACTCTGCGCCGAAACGATGCCAACTTATTGCATACACCCGTCTTCGACATGGTTGCTTGTTTACATTAACGAATCGGAATCATACTCGGACAATTTCCCAACAAAAACAGGCGCTCACTCAAAACACGAAATAATAACCGAAATAACAAAGCAACAAAACACGAAAAGCGATCTGCTTTCAGAGCGACATCAATCCATCACCATCAGGCTGATCCCATCTGGCTGGCGGCCTGGCGCACACGCCGATCCAGCCCCGCGCGGCTGTAACGCCCACACCCACCATCAGGCACGcaccagccagccagccgccccactcCACCCCACCGAGAAAACACCGCACcacccgcccgcccggccgacatcgcccgcccgcccgcccgcccgatCCGGCCGCGGCCGCTCCCTTTTACCCGTTCCACGCCTCCGCCCGCGGCTCCGCGGTGacgcccgccgcggcgtccgccCCCCCGAGTCCAATCCCAATTCGGCCGGAGCAGCCGCTCCCCGAATCCCCAATCCTTTTTTCCCCGGAGGCAGCTGGGATGAACCGGATCCCGTCCGTCTCACTGCGGGGCGGGGCGGAcgcggacgccgcggcggcggcggcgccgccccccgaccccgcggcgctggcgcggtGGGCGCGGGCCTTCTGCGTCATCCGGTTCGACCTGGAGCGCGGGCAGCTGGTGGAGGCGTGCTTCCCGCCCgacgcgctggcggcggccggcggcggcctcgaccgcctcgtcgccttctcctccttcccggACTCCATGTCCCACCAcctcccgcgccaccgctcctccgTCCACGACTCGCTCTTCTCCTTCCGCATCCCGGACCCGtcctccccgcgccgcgcctTCCTCTACGGCTTCGTCTTCAACCGCCAGCGCCAGGACGAGcgcctcccccgcggcggcgagcagaaGTCCGTCGTCATCCTCTCCCACGCCCCCTACTCGTCGCTCTTCCGCCTGCTGCTGCAGATCCTCGGCCCGCTCTGCTTCGACGTCGGCCCCAGCGCGCTGGCCATGGTGGCGTCGTACGTCGCCGCgtggcccgcgccggcgccggggaggccCATGGAGCTCCCGATCGGCAGTGCCGCGCTGCGCGTGCACCTACCGCCTGCGGCTGACGACCCTGGTCCGCCGCCCGCGCTGCTGCCCGCCAACCCCTCGGTGCCATACGGGCTCTTTCATGATGCAGACCTGTTTGCCGCGTTCCGCGGCCTACTCCTCCACTTATGGACGCTCTGGGAGCTCATGGTGGTCGGCGAGCCCGTCCTGGTTGTCGCGCCGTCTCCAGCTCAGTGCTCAGAGGCTGTGGCTGGGCTTGTTAGCCTTGTTGCTCCACTTTTGTATAGTGTGGACTTCAGGCCCTATTTCACTATCCATGATCCGGATTTTGCTCGCCTGAATGCGCTTGCAGAAGGTGAGGTCTTCCCGCCAATGGTGCTTGGAGTGACCAACCTGTTTTTCTTGAAGAGTCTTAAGAGCATTCCCAATGTTGTGGCTGTGGGAAGCCCCAATCCGAATTCAACGAGGGTGCTCCCAGTGGGTGGCCAATTGCCAGGGAATGGAACTAATGGGACACCCGGGAAGCTCAAGCTTGACAAACTTTCGATCAATAAGTTCTCTCCCACTAGCCTATTGAATTCCATCAAATTGAGAAGAGAAGGTCCTCTTTCTCTCATGACAGAGCACAAGGAAGCGTTATGGAGCACGTATGGGCCAACCACAAAGCCTGATACTTCTGTTCTAAATAGGCTCATTGACGCTGGGGTGTCACCGAGGATTGAAGAGTCCATGTCAGTAGTCAACAATGAGATATTGCGACGACATTTCTTGGAGCTGACAACAAACTTCCTTGCACCTTTTGGGCCGTATCTGAGAACTACAACACCATCAGAAGGGAGTTCGCCTTTTGTTGACCCACCATTGCTACCACCATTTCACGCGGATGAGTTTGTCAATGGTTTGGCAGCTAGAGGTCCAGGGAAATTTTTGTCCAAAAGGATGAGATCCAATTGGTTGGATCTATATAGGTAcgctggatttttttttgtttgtgaaGAAATTTACTAGGTTTCTTACTTGAGGTACTGGCATAATAAAAAAGCATGACTTATATTTCGCATCTTTATCAGGAGATTCCTGGAAGGCCCCAATTTCATGCCTTGGTTCCGACAAAGACGTGCTGCTGCAGAGCAAGAACAACAGAGGCTCTGGAGGCAGGCTCGCATGAATGTTGACACTGAAAAGCTAATGTCAAAGATGTCCGAATTGGAGAGGATTGATTCTTTTAATGCTGTTGAGCGGTATCTTCTTAGAGAGATGGAGGTATTTAATCAcacattttctcttttttttctttaagaaATTATGATCTACTGAGTTTTGCCATTTCTTAACATATGATAGCATAACATTATTTAGGCATTTATTCAGCAATTAGGTGTGGAACTTTAAATCCGATCATTGGTACAAGTTCTGTATTCTGACACATGAGCCAAGAACAGCTGATAATCCAACGTACAAGTAACAAAGAAAAAATCGCATAGGTTTGTATCTATTATTTTGTCACCTAAGACTGCAAACTTATCCTAACACAAAACATAAGACTCGTATGTCTATCTCAAGACTTTCTTTTCTGGGGGCTGCTTAAGTTGGACTTAGATTCAAACTCTAATTGACTAGATAAGGTGCACTGTTAGTTCCTAACAAATATCTGATGGCATGATCGGGTGAACTCTAGGAATTAAAATTATTGAAATAATAATTTGCGATAATTAACTGAGAATAACCTTGCTGTTTACTTACCAGCACCATAGGGCTCAAATGTCCTAATACTCAGAAAGTCAGAACCCCTTTAGGAAAAGATTCAGCATCATTTATCCATGTGAGTTGCCTCAGAATATCAGAATGAGCATGATTGAAGTTATTAGAAATTTAGAATGAGCAGATCACCGTCAGGCATCATTAGCAGTGTTTGATTAGCTTCCTAGGAAGAAAAATAAGtactagaattttttttgctaGCTGCCATAAGAATACCTTGTTTGCTCAATTCTGATCAAATGGAAACTTCAAGTTACCATCTTTCAGCATCAAGAGAATAAACATATTTGGTGCTAGTCTGCCATCTTTCTATTAGTTTGACCATGAATAGCCCTTCCCCCATACTTAAAGATTGGCAGGGCATCTTTACTTTAAATATTGGATAGTGACACAATATTTAAGCAATTCATTGTTTTCGGACTGCCCTGCCTTCTAGAAATCTGGCTCTCCACAATAATTGATATAGCTTGattattttattatatttcaACAGAATTACCACTTGAGAGCTAATAAGTGCAATGTTAACTGTCTCCTAATTCGAAGAACGACAAACATGTTGGCCTAATGTCTCAATGCCTATTCTACTGTACGGCGACTATATTAATCTTCAGTTCTGTTTTCTATATTGAATGCCAttagatggaatactctaatTTCAAAAATCTTGTAACTGCCTGCATTGGTGTAACTAGTGAACTAACCAACAGGATGAAGATTCCTTGTGGATTATGGTTGATAGATTAAATTCTATATTCTGTACCCAGATACTTTATTTTTTGGAATAATCCATTCCCAATATTTCTTCTCCGAAGAAAAGTTAGTTTTGTTAATTTCTGACCTCACATTGATGGTTTACAGCTTTCACCATCTGAGATTTTGTGTTTACTGTTTAGCTGTCATTGGTTACACTACACCAGCAACCAGAGTTCATTGCACCAGATATGGGCATCGGATTTCTTAATAGTTTAGCATATGGGGAATTAGAGGTCAAAGGAATATCTTGGGCAGTTAATTGCTCAAAATCCCTATTCTACCATTCCGTCATCTGTTCTATAGACATTACTTAGTGGAGGTCCTAATGTTATTTGTTATTCTCCATCCTACAGAACTCCGGAAGAGGAAGTGCTGATTCAGCAGCAGCGTGCCAGAAATTGAAGGGAGACCTCCAAGCAGCTTTTAGCGTCCTGCCGAAGGACATGCAACAGCTTCTGCTCTCCAACCCTAAAAGAGCTGTTCTTCTTCAAGGTAGCCAAGAAAAGGCCCCGGGGCCCAACGGCATTGTCACCCAGACGAGTTTATAGCAGTTCTTTTTCCCCACCTCTGTAACATTACCACTGTTGACTATTTTTCCCACACACATAATACAAAGTTACACATTTTATACTTGTCTGCTGGATTGACCCACGTTCGCCTGATAtatctctttctttccctcATTCTCTCAGCAATATTTCCGTCGTCCAAATTTTTAGTTTTCCAAGACCGGCAGGCGGCAGTGCGGCACGTCCCCTCCTTTCTGTCGGCCTGGGAACAACGCAAGCTTCTCGTGTAATGGTCCTGATTTCGTGATGGACAATGGCCagcccaaacagggcctaattcGTGACTGGTTCCTGACATGGGTCAGCCCAAACGGAACTATCTGTTTGCATTTTGCCTAAAAgccgttcttttttttttgccgcgTTTGGTTACTGTTGAtgcgtgtcacatcgaatattcgaagactaattagaagtactaaatatgagttaattataaaactaattgcacaggtggaggctaaacgacgagacaaatctattaagcctaattaatccatcattagcaaatgtttactgtagcagcacattgtcaaatcatggactaattagtcttaatagattcgtattgCCGTTTagctccatctgtgtaatgagttttataaatagtctatgtttaatactcctaattagtatctaaacattcgatatgacatgtgttcgatgtgacatgtgttaaaaataagcaacagGAATCAAACACCCCTGGAGACCCAGGACTCTGTTTCCTTATAGAAGGAGTCTTTTTATCAGTGGCCAACTGGCCATGCAGCCCAACCGGACGTCCACGCTTCCCGGCTTCACCATGGACTTGGCGAACTGCCTCCGGAAATTTCCCGGCCCCGACGCGAACATGGCCGCGATCCGGCTGGCACACCGGAGGACGTGAGCTCCTTGTCGATCTGCAGGACGGCCCTCCCGGCGGGCACGCTCGGGCAGGAGGAGTTGTCGAGGCCGAAGGTGCTGAGTGGCGCGACGAAGTTCGCGGGCACGATCGCGTCGTGCGACTCGTTCTGTGGCGTCACCACGTGCGGCGGGTAACGGTGCCGGAGCACGGGGAACAGGCCGGCGTCCATGGCGGCCGCGTCGAACGGGCTGGTACTGATGCAGTTGTAGAGCCTGTTCATGATGAGCCCGCAGTGGCAAAACCCCATGGTATGCACCTGCCACGTTTATTTTTAAGAAAAGAGCATACATACGAAATGCTACCACTTTAGTTTGAATGTTCGGTCCAAAATTAGATGAGCAATATATGTCACAATTTGATTCGAAATTTCGGATGTATTACGACCTAGCAAGGTGGTGAGATCAACGATGCCGAGGCCTATGGAGCGAAAGGTGGACAAGGCCTCGGCGGAGGGGCTCGGCAGGTTCACGTCGCCCGAGCTGGACACGGTGCCGTCCATTCTCCCCGTGGGCAGCTATTATTATTAACGCATCCTCCCGGCCATGCCCGCGGCGTGCTCCGTGGCGCTGCTCGCGTGCGCGGCCGTACGTCCAACCCGTCTGCATGCGCGCGTCGGCAGCCTGCCTTCCAAGTTCC is a genomic window containing:
- the LOC117839422 gene encoding uncharacterized protein translates to MNRIPSVSLRGGADADAAAAAAPPPDPAALARWARAFCVIRFDLERGQLVEACFPPDALAAAGGGLDRLVAFSSFPDSMSHHLPRHRSSVHDSLFSFRIPDPSSPRRAFLYGFVFNRQRQDERLPRGGEQKSVVILSHAPYSSLFRLLLQILGPLCFDVGPSALAMVASYVAAWPAPAPGRPMELPIGSAALRVHLPPAADDPGPPPALLPANPSVPYGLFHDADLFAAFRGLLLHLWTLWELMVVGEPVLVVAPSPAQCSEAVAGLVSLVAPLLYSVDFRPYFTIHDPDFARLNALAEGEVFPPMVLGVTNLFFLKSLKSIPNVVAVGSPNPNSTRVLPVGGQLPGNGTNGTPGKLKLDKLSINKFSPTSLLNSIKLRREGPLSLMTEHKEALWSTYGPTTKPDTSVLNRLIDAGVSPRIEESMSVVNNEILRRHFLELTTNFLAPFGPYLRTTTPSEGSSPFVDPPLLPPFHADEFVNGLAARGPGKFLSKRMRSNWLDLYRRFLEGPNFMPWFRQRRAAAEQEQQRLWRQARMNVDTEKLMSKMSELERIDSFNAVERYLLREMENSGRGSADSAAACQKLKGDLQAAFSVLPKDMQQLLLSNPKRAVLLQGSQEKAPGPNGIVTQTSL